The following DNA comes from Dermacentor andersoni chromosome 2, qqDerAnde1_hic_scaffold, whole genome shotgun sequence.
cgtgtccgaggtagacaacctcggcctgtgctaactggcacttgggagccttgactgtcaagcccgcatcgcgcaggcgggttagcactgcccgcaagtgggccatatgctcaggccaggatgcggagaatatcgctacgtcgtctagatacggtaaagcgaattcttgctgtccccgcaacactttatccatgaggcttgaaaagcagtatggcgcgttcttcaaaccaaaactcaaaactttaggacggaatgtccccattggtgaaatgaacgccgcatacctactagcctcttctgtaagtggaacctgccaataacccctgacaagatctagggtggaaataaactgagcgctactcactctctcaaggcgctcctcgatgttagggatcggataaatttgatccttagtgatggaattaagcctgcggtagtcgacgcaaggacgaggttccttgcccggtacctcaactaaaatcaaaggggaggtataatcactctcacccgcttcaataacaccgagctgtagcattttctttacctcagcctccataatatcgttctggcggggtgacacccggtacgctttggatcgtactggctctggggaggtaagttctatgtcatgagtaaggacagaagtcctaccaggcctctcagagaacagaccttgaaactcttgtaagagctggtgtagttcggttttctgctcaggcgacagcgatgctttacttattaagtcactaatgacttgatcggtgtctttcctgttcgtcactgagcctagtcccggaagctcgaccggaagctcttctaactttcccgcatcgggaatttcctctccagtatctggtgcctttaacgctacaggctcaattttatcccgttcgggcgtgctctgaatactagcttgctgcgcctctgaccctttttcatcgttcaacaacgtcggccccgcaactaccgcctttgcagcgagctcccgaaccttcgatctggttaaggcctgaacgctagcctcaccaaacaaaagccccttctcgcgcaggaggtgatcggacctgttcgaaaataggtacgggtactgggggggcagcatagatgacactgcggcctccgtctcaagtgctccgaaaggtccttcaataagcacttttgctaccggcagacacacgctatgagcttccactgcttgcttgatccatgcgcactcgcccgtgaacatttcgggttctacgtaagaggggtgaactacatccatcgtagctgcggtatcgcgaagcactcggcactctttcccgttcacgaggaggtctcgcatgtaaggctcgagaagcttcatgttctcgtcagtgctgcatatagacaaaaacacgacttgtgtttttgtttctggacactgcgccgaaaagtgacccggcttctggcacgtataacaaacgcgcgcttgcctcgtctcgaaccgctttctgcgttcggcttcggttgccgccgtctccttacgttcggtcggactgctttcactcgcatccgcactctcatgggtgtgaacttcggcctctccaacttggagccaaattcacccttttgaccgtccttagctccgcgagcccgacgcgtcacaaactcctcggctagctcagcggctctagccaccgtactaacgtctggcctatccaagacccagtaccgcacgttctcaggtaaccgactataaaactgttctagcccgaaacactgcagaactttctcgtggtcaccaaacgctttctcttctttgagccactcctgcatgtttgacataagcctgtacgcaaactctgtatatgactcacttttgcctttctcattttcccgaaacttccgacggaacgcctccgctgacagccggtacttttttagcagactcgatttcactttgtcgaaatcctctgcctcctctctctccaagcgagcgactacgtcggccgcctcgccgggtagcaaagtgagcaagcgctgtggccacgtttcccgagagaacccctgcttctcgcacgttcgctcaaagttaaccaggaacaaaccaatgtcctctccaagcttaaacggccgcatcaggtcagtcattttgaacaatactcgttctcctgcaccgtgtgcctgacttccattacgagcgcgttccatctctaactcgagacgcttcatttccaaagcgtgttgacggtcgcgctctctttctttctcttgttgctctcgttctatctgttctttacgttcctgctcttgtctttttgccgtctccctctcctcaatggtctcaaggcattccgacagctcgtcatcctcagcttctaactcaagaatagcccttagcagttctggttttctgagtttgtctgagacatccagacccaactctctcgcaagctccagcaatttcggtttgcgcaacgacttcaaatccatggctgctctgaatgctgctttctctactgcctactattgtcttgccgcaaactaacccggtagcaacgacaaccacaattaccagctctgtttctgacactaacaaaagcctggcaaaactcagaagaagaaagtcccgcactcaccaaaccttgcagccaagacttcagcgcagtcgttccgctgcaggcaaccagtcatcacacagggctcgttgcgctgctcccggatggtcgttgagctgctcagcatacagtcaaccgcatctcttcgctgctggcctccgttgtcgcgatctcaccgctggcaaccagatgttgtaatcgcaccgctggcccgagttgttggggtctcggtgctgacgcccgttattgccaatgggtcgcaagccccaagggtagcgttggcctggcggcctggggcactggaagcatccgaaggtcccggcaaagcatgagaagactggtaacagaacaacttgtttattctaacatagcaaaagagcggccggtcaggtcgaccgaagtggagagacgggagagcacgtaactcaacagtacaaatcggagcctctgctctggcgtccgggggcagctgctcttataccctcggcgtcgcggtccaaaagggaaggagggaaggtcacgggatgaaggtcacgggacggcgcagcaggggcccacgacggcgcgagcggttgagccgagagacctccaggcccctccttcggggaactccgctccccggctgccgcgctttgacaagcgagggcacacacacacacacgcacacacgaagacacgtggcactgaaacacgcctggacacgcttggcgggtaggcgtcgcggcggcgtcggacgggccaaaatgtccgccgctttgaacaaagccccggcgtccgttgcatccgcgccggcattaccgcgcgttgtaggcgaaacgtaacaccggtTATTATCGACTTTTTCAAGTGACGCTTTCTAGGGGAACCCTCCCCGGCTTTGCTGATCGTGGTTTGCATTGCTGATGCATTCTGCTGTCTTTAGGAATAGCTGGTACACAGGACTGCACTACTCGTAGTATAAAGAGTCGGCTTATATGTAGCTCAGTCTGTGCTACACCTGCAGATGTGTCGGCTCTGTCTTTGGTGTaattacgcagtgaaacaacaaGCGGAACCTAAATATTTTCTGTGCAACTCCTATTTTCATTCAATCACACAATTCAtttattaaagcaaagctttctacgCCATTTGTCCTCTGGGTTTGGCAACTAATCTTGATCGGCTTCTTGGCGAGTAAGGTTGACCGGTCCTGTTGGTAACGCAATAGTAAACTGCAGGCTCACTCCGAAGATGGCGTGTTGAAAACGAGATTCCGGAGAGCCTGGTTATGTACAAAAATTACTAAAAGGAACTCGAGCGTTATAGTGTGTATGTAAGACCTGCATGCAGCGCGGTTCAGCCAGCGCGGAAATGACAGCCGTAAATTTGCCTGTACACGTCATCCTTTTGGCTTAAAACAGCTTTGTGACTTGTCAATGTGATCATTTACAACGTTATAGACGCCACTATTCGCACTAATTATGCGTGCGCGCAGAGTTTAGTTGCATTCTGCGCTTAAAAAAATATGTTAGCTTCGAAATGTATGCCAACAAAGGCAGATAAAGCGCTGTATACGAAGAAAGCCACAAGAATGCCTGAAGCCACAAACACGAATACGAGACAAATATATGTACTGACTATCGTTCCCGTTGTAGCTGAGTGATCGCAACGCCGCAGTTCTCTCTAGTGATCTTAAAAGGAAGCTCTATGCCGTAGACAGTACAATCCGACGTACCGCGTATAATGGGGTCGCCTCGATCCCCTGGTCACCTCGATCCCGTGGTCTCCTTGTGAGGGCTTATGCGATTCTGtcttccacccgccgtggttgctcagtggctatgatgttgggctgctgaccacgaggtcgcgggatcgaatcccggccacggcggccgcatttcgatgggggcgaaatgcgaaaacacccgtgtacttagatttaggtgcacgttaaagaaccccgggtggtcaaaatttccggagtcctccactacggcgtgcctcataatcagaaagtggttttggcacgtaaagccccataattaaaaaaaaaattattctgtctTCCCTGGCAAGTACGTAATCATTGTGGTGCGAAAAGAGCTGCAGAAGATCAAAATTTTTATAGAATTCATTTATTCTCTTCACGATATTCTCGCGTCATATACGAGTGGATGCGCGTTGTGCCTTGCACGGTAATTTTATCTACAGGTATTTTGTTTATTCAGTCGCTCGTATCAATAAAGTATCGCAAAGCAATTGAAGTCCTCAAGAAGCGCAGGCATAACGCTTGCGCAGGCGTCGTCTTATATTGTCATGTGCCCTTTCATTCCCACGTACTTGATTTCGGTTGCACAACGAAGGCTACATTACAGTGCCCGACCCTTTTAAGTAACCCAAAATCATTTACGCTCGAAAGTTAACGTTATGCTTCTTGTAGACACTCAGCGACGGCAAGGCTGTCGAGGTGTACTTAGACCCATGCTGCAGCCGTTGCTGCAGGTGGAACATAACAAGTAGAAACAAGTCGGATAGCGTAACATACAATCTTCAGCGCTCAGAGTGCTGGAGATATTGTGGTAAACTGCGACCATCACTGCAACAAACTGAGTCACACTGGTAGCATAAGCGCTCTACTTGGAAGCGAAGTAACTATGCATGACTAACTTGTTTACTGTCACCTCAATATGAAACGCGGCCACTTAGAACCGTGTTAACTAACGAACAGGTTTGTCACATAGCGCTCTGAGAAAAGCAATATTGGGCATCTTGGAAAGGTGGAAACAATTATTCGCAATTTTGGCATTGCGAAGCGTAGACTCGCCAGCCTTAGGCATCCTTCAACGCATCCCTACGCTTTTGAGCACGTGTGCATATGAATGCTCCGTAACACCAGCCTAAAGTTAGTGTATATGAATCCCTCGACGGAATCATATACAGTGAACATGCAGAGGAACTCTGCACCAGCCGGTTGTAAGGCGCCGCCTCGTCGACACCTCACTCACTCGGCTCGTTATTGTCATCTAGGTTAGCAAAGTACTATGCTGGGCCATTTAATGTATAGCTAATCTAACGTACTGCAGTGTAGAGTAATGAACACAAGGaaaaagaaggagacagaaagagcgccCAACTTGGAGCTAAATTTATTTGAGGAGGCAACAACCAATATATGAGCTCAGTGAAGATGCGAAGAATCAAAATGAAAGTGCGGGACGCACACACAAGCTAAATACatgttatgaggttttacgtgccataaccacgatccggttatgaggcacactatagtgggggactcctgaataatttggaccacctgcagttctttaacgagcatctaaatctaagcacacaggtgttgtcgtatttcgcccgcatcgaagtgcggccgccgtggccgggattcgatcctgcgatctcgtgcttagtagcccaacaccatagccaccaagaaACGATGGCGTTCACAGACAAGCTATCAAAGTACGGTATCCACAAAACGAAACTCACTCTTGTGAAGAGAAACGCAATGCAGGGGCCATCTTACTATTATTTTTAATGAATTATGCTTCTAGCAACTCACGGGCCAGAACATGCCGCGAGGAGGAGGGTGATTCATGTTCTATATATAGAGTTCCTTCGGTCGGTCATTTATTATAGCATCTGCTATCCGATCACGCTATTTTCGTGCTGAGACGTTAGCGCTACTAATATATCGGTAGCAAACACTATTAAAATAACTCTTGTGCTGCTGTTTTTTTCTGGCAGAACAGAGCGGGAACATGGCCGGCGGCGACGCCCCACCACCAGCCGTCAAGACCGAGATGCAAAGcgacagcagcatcggcagctacCTCATAGTGGCCTTAGGCTTAGTGTTAATAGGACTCCTAATATTCCTCCTTATCTATGGAGAGCATATCCAGATGTCCATTCGCAAGTCCGAGAAGCGCAGGCGCTGCGAGGCTGCAGACTGCGAGCACGTCAAAAAGATGATGCACCTAGGACCAGTGAGCGGCGACCTGCCGTGTCGGGACTTCTACTCGTACGTGTGCAGCCCCTGGGCTTCCGCGAACATCAAGGGCGTCAACGTCTCCTGGCTGGGCAGCCAGAAGTACGTCGACGACTTGCAAGCGGACATGAAGAAGCGTGAGCCCAACAACACCTACCAGACTGTCCTCGACATGGTACTTATCACCTACCGGTCCTGCCTTCTGTCGGTAACAGGAGCTCTAGCCACCGAAATCAAGCCAGTTTTCGAAAAGTTTCACCTTGGTAACTGGCCGCAGTTCACCTTATCGGACTCCGAGTCATACGACATCTTCCGGGAGCTCATCCGTCTGGACATGAAGTGGGGAATGAAGGTTGCGTTTGTCTTCGAAAACGCCTTGTTTGGCGAAGGCACGTTGCGACGTCGACTGTCCATCCAAGCGACTCCCTTTGCATGCCCCTTTTCGCCTGACTCGAACAAGAGCCTCGAAAGTTACTATGAAGAGTATGTCAAAGAAGTATTTGCACTGTTTTCCTACTATGACGATGTCGCTGCTCAAGAACTAGCTGGTGTTCATCTCAGCATTTGTCGTGCCTCCAAAGCCATGCAAGGCGTGCAAAAGTCGCACACGCTCCAAGAAATTGCTGCCGTCACGAGAGATACGGGCTTGTCTGAAAAAGACTGGAGCGAGGCCCTGGAGCCTATGGGAGCCATAACATCCACGACGCGCTTCCACGCCAAGTTGTACTACGTTGGAGAAGCTGTTAGAAGTCTGCTAAAGGACTTGCCTCCTGAAAGTGCGATGAGATTCTTTGGCTTCTCAATACTCACACAAATGGCAGGGCATCAACAGGAGCTTCGAAAGGTTATGGACAAGTACTTCAGCTTCGACCATCCTGTAGCGCGAAGTCCGGTCCAAATTGAACCCTGCGTGTCTTTTATCTTCACCCATTTCATGAAATCTTGGAACCTGTACGTTCTCTCAGTGGCGAGCACCAACAGAGACTCCTCAAAAGACGTGCGCCAACTCGTTGACTCCATAAAGAGCTCCATGACACGTAGAATACGCAGTTCGCAATGGATGGACGAGCTGTCAAAGTCCAGAACGCTGGAAAAACTGAAAAGGACAAAAGTTGTTCCACCAGAGATTGGCTCGTATCTCAAGACTTTCAACCTTTCAGAGAGGTACGCCAATTTGGATGCACTTTCACCAACAGACTACTACGGCAACCAGCTTAAGATACGCGCCAACAACGCGCAGTACAACGTACGCGGCATCAAACGACCCTTGGGAGAGCGCAATGTTGCCTTGGCCGGCGGAGATGCCAACCCGACCACGAACATGGTTCACGTTTACGCAGGACTCCGACGCTTACCATTTTACTCCGCCGAAATCCCACTCGCGATCAAGTACGGTGGTTTAGGAAGTGCTACTGGTCGGTTGTTGGCCCTGCTATTCACAGGAAAGAGTGTAAAGAAAGACGTTCTTGGCTCGACCACCCACTGGTGGACTGGAGGCGTGTACCAAGAGTACAAAAAGAGGGCCATGTGTTTCGCCCAGCAAGCCAATCCCAACGCTCCTTTGGGGGAGGAAGCTGACTTCCTGGCCGACTACCTTGGCGCACGCGTAGCGCTGGACGCCCTACTTTACGCCATGGCTGATCGTAAGACTCGCCTCACCATAGGGGGCATCGGGCTGAGTGATCAACAGCTTTTCTTCATCACTTACTGCCACGTAATGTGCGCCAGTGTCGACTTTGAAGGAAAGCTGATGCTCCCAGAGAGTGCGCTTAAACGCTGCAATGGTGCCGTCATGAACATGCCAGAGTTTGGCAAAGCCTTCCGGTGTAACCACACTGACGTTGACAAGGACGCGATTCTCAACCCCACGCATAAATGCTCCCTCTACTGAGTTGAGTGAGCAAAGAAAATGGTTTGGCGACTGCTTCTCTTGGTAGCGAACAGTCGTCTCTAGGTTGTGGCCTGTGAGAAAGTgaaacacgattttttttttttttgaggagggaGGAGTGGGGTATATAATGACACCGTGTTATTTAATATGCGTCATGTACCATATTACCCGCTTTTCCCACCTCGTTAGTTCGGAAAGAAAGTAACGTGCACATCGGTGTGCTTGCGTATCTTGATCCTGACAGCCAAAGTTATCAAGTGTAGCGGCTTCTGAAACGATACTACACCAATGGTAGCAGATATCCTTATGAACAGGCATAACAGAGGTCTGCTAAGGGAGGGAAGAAGACTGGGAATGAAAGCAAGAATATTGATGTGTTGCGCCATATTGCCCCGAAACACGGGCATAGCCAGCAGCACAGAAAGATGACTCACGAGTAACGGGCGTACCACGAGCTCCTTTATTCATAAATGAATAAAGTCGTTCGCGGTAATAGCACAGTCAGTCAGttagtcaagaactttattgaggtcctgaggagtttcaagccgttggagatcccacgcggggaactcatccggccgaaaccgtaggcgacgcccaagtcgggacgggaacgtggtgaggCTCCGCCAATTCTTGGGCCccctggacggccttgagttggaggttgaggtccgggcttttgagggcttctccccattcgggctcactggagagagggtcatttggtaacgcggtacattgccatagcatgtgcgagagtgagcaataaagttctgggcagtctgggcaatttgccgcaATGTCTgagtgacggatacgagtccgtttctagcattcgaaacgcggccgcctgcgcgcgttcgagtttggcgtgcCGGAGCGGGTATTTggttctgccttttcgatagtgtgaggtgatttcttggtaagtgagtagcgggtcaaTAAACTgtatgtccagcccctcggaggccatgggaccgtcgcggcggacAAGTTCTCGTGCAtggtcgtgggccgtttcattgaggttagctttttgcgggtgaatgtctttccccgtCTGAGCGGGGAACCATGAAAGGCACCGTTTGCTCTCTTTTGAGCTCGATAGTAGTATACGCGCTTCTTCTTTAGATACGTTGCCGCATTCGTAGGCCCGAACTGCGGCGCGCGAGTCCGTGAAGACatgagtaaatgtggggtctgccaaggcgatggctacggctatttgttctgctttagcgctggtgttCGTTTTAACCGACGCGGATGATCGTAAcgttccgttgccgtccacgactgctatcgcgaaagtggatgtgttgccgtactgggccgcgtccacaaatgcggtggcttcacgaTCCGCGTCGATGCGGTCGAGAATCGCGCAGGCGCGGGCCCAGCGCCTAcccacgttgtgttgtgggtggacgtttctgggaaacggtgagactttgtagttgtctctaatttcgctcggtCAAGTAATCGCGTGCTCGAGAAAGGGAGAAGAGGAGACATTGGCTTCGTTTAGGATtagtctaccggctttggacgaggatgGGTGGAGTATTTGCGCCATACAGTCTGAGCCTTGATCCCTTTGTCGATGTTATGCATGCCTAGCTGATCaacctttgctgtacttgctctttgtggaatgcccaagacctgtttgatgctccaccttcactccccttccctcttccccagtgcagagtagcagactagagcgcactagctcaggtcgacctctctgtctttcctatcaataaattctattctattctatattgcgcatgagtgtgtttagtttcgtcttttctattttcgtccagttgtgggtagaggcgacgtaattaatgtggctcataaGGAACGCGTGGTATACGCGCAGAAGGTTGTCGGTTGGCGGTTTTAGTGGTTAAGTGTTTGATCGTGTGgccgtggcatccggtggcttcgattaggagcccaagaatgcgtatgttgttgactcgcggaatctgttgtccgtctcttgtgtgtagtgcgatcGGAAGTTCTTCTAGAGGagttaggtagcggactccttggcaagacttgcgaaatagtaagagttcgatttcttggaggatagcttcattcctgtgtctagtaggtgctcttccgtggcatctagggcagactgtaatgcctgctccatgtctgccAGGGAGCCTCCGGAGTTCCAGATGGTAAGGTCGTCTGCGCATAGAGCGCAGCTTACGTTTGGGGTGTTtcgtagtttgtctgcgagtcccttcatcactatattaaatagtaatggagagatcactgagccttgcggtgttccgacggagcccagTGTGTAGGGGTCCGACTTAAGTTGTGGGACTCGCAGTCGGGCTTCTCTGTCTTTTAGGAaggagcgtacgtactcctgaaatctctggccgaggACGAGCCCTGCCACAGACTCCAGTACGAAGCGGTGTGAGacggtgtcgaatgctttcgtgagatcgaggccgaGGATGCCTCAAACGTTtcttgttttaacgtcgaag
Coding sequences within:
- the LOC126541295 gene encoding membrane metallo-endopeptidase-like 1; the encoded protein is MAGGDAPPPAVKTEMQSDSSIGSYLIVALGLVLIGLLIFLLIYGEHIQMSIRKSEKRRRCEAADCEHVKKMMHLGPVSGDLPCRDFYSYVCSPWASANIKGVNVSWLGSQKYVDDLQADMKKREPNNTYQTVLDMVLITYRSCLLSVTGALATEIKPVFEKFHLGNWPQFTLSDSESYDIFRELIRLDMKWGMKVAFVFENALFGEGTLRRRLSIQATPFACPFSPDSNKSLESYYEEYVKEVFALFSYYDDVAAQELAGVHLSICRASKAMQGVQKSHTLQEIAAVTRDTGLSEKDWSEALEPMGAITSTTRFHAKLYYVGEAVRSLLKDLPPESAMRFFGFSILTQMAGHQQELRKVMDKYFSFDHPVARSPVQIEPCVSFIFTHFMKSWNLYVLSVASTNRDSSKDVRQLVDSIKSSMTRRIRSSQWMDELSKSRTLEKLKRTKVVPPEIGSYLKTFNLSERYANLDALSPTDYYGNQLKIRANNAQYNVRGIKRPLGERNVALAGGDANPTTNMVHVYAGLRRLPFYSAEIPLAIKYGGLGSATGRLLALLFTGKSVKKDVLGSTTHWWTGGVYQEYKKRAMCFAQQANPNAPLGEEADFLADYLGARVALDALLYAMADRKTRLTIGGIGLSDQQLFFITYCHVMCASVDFEGKLMLPESALKRCNGAVMNMPEFGKAFRCNHTDVDKDAILNPTHKCSLY